In Denticeps clupeoides chromosome 1, fDenClu1.1, whole genome shotgun sequence, a single window of DNA contains:
- the kif13ba gene encoding kinesin-like protein KIF13B isoform X4, whose product MGESNLSDSNVKVAVRVRPMNRREKELNTKCVVDMDGNQTVLHPATGNLGKADSRTQPKVFAYDYCFWSMDESETDKFAGQDVVFQCLGESLLHNAFQGYNACIFAYGQTGSGKSYTMMGSVDQPGLIPRLCSSLFERVVKEQREEESFTVEVSYMEIYNEKVRDLLDPKGSRQALRVREHKVLGPYVDGLSRLAVTSYKDIESLMSEGNKSRTVAATNMNEESSRSHAVFNIILTHTLKDLQSGTSGEKVSKLSLVDLAGSERAAKTGAAGERLKEGSNINKSLTTLGLVISALADQGAGKNKSKFVPYRDSVLTWLLKDSLGGNSRTAMVATVSPAADNYDETLSTLRYADRAKSIVNHAVVNEDPNARIIRELREEVEKLRDQLTEAESMKAPELKERLEESEKLIQEMTVTWEEKLRKTEEIAQDRQRQLESLGISLQSSGIRVGEDKCFLVNLNADPALNELLVYYLKEHTKVGSANSQDIQLCGMGIQAEHCVIDITADGVMLTPHPNSRTCINGSPVTCQQQLHHGDRILWGNNHFFRINLPKRRSHGGAEDEEGEGGNMKNSNSNEQLDADGDTASEVSSEVSFSYEFAQTEVMMKALGSNDPMQAVLQSLERQHEEEKKTALERQRLMYEQELQQLRKRLTPDRQSGGQAHYRSMERLSLGGVASSSPSAQQRIRQWSEEREAVLTRSLRKLREQIVRANLLVQEASFIAEEMDKRTEYRVTLQIPAANLNANRKRDAVLSEPAIQVRRKGRGKQIWALEKMENRLVDMRELYQDLKECDEDSPMMRSYFKRADPFFDEHENHSLIGVANVFLSCLFYDVKLQYAIPIINQKGEVAGRLHVEVVRMAGDVDDSLAGGEDIDRSPDGESEERKLVCMIKILQATGLPQYLSNFVFCQYSFWDMPEPIIVAPEVDPSATSPQSKDPHCMVVFDSCKEVSVAVTEDFIEYLTDGAVAIEVYGHRQADPGRNPALWDLSIIQAKTRTLRDRWSEVTRKLEMWVQILELNENGEYMPVEVVPARDVRTGGIFQLRQGQSRRVQVEVRSVQDSGTMPLIAEVMLAVSVGCVEIRQTRPVKPNEPQQLEGDEMDSYQERDLERLRRQWLTALTKRQEYLDQHLQMLVSKADKTEDDVEREAQLLEWRLTLTEERNAVMVPSAGSGIPGAPAEWVPIPGMETHIPVLYLDLSTDDFSSQENLEPPEAGGWDATLSGEDEDEFFDLQIVKHYDGEVRAEASWDSTVHECPQLSRGTTPDQRVYLTVRAVVQLSHPAEMQLVLRKRICVNLTGRQGFAQNLLRRMSTRSTIPGCGVTFEVVSNIPGDAQGSEDREMLARMAASAENPKSSDNEAAIEKYLRSVLAVENILTLDRLRQEVAVKEHLAGKGKGSRRSLSSPSVHRLSGSRQDLSMNSMLEDNKNRWESQQDIFLTPPQFSRTLPRPSGPQNQDTEQGLLGIAASFLPPVKVVVPQMPKLLKSLFPVRDDKKDLRPSPHAQQVTLVGRSPAPDRQSESPEAPPPPMHDPHDTPLSPISEASSGYFSTSVSSATLCEAAAAFGDLTPTPGANAAAEPRQGGVESEGAVTTPLHPSVGPVEGGLKRGPTAEPLRTPAADRNGVASLQHNLNPFTLQKVKQSNLQSFNRMLGEEKAPPGRQRPANCAEKLEITSDDDGGQDSELPHWLKAGEGVTLGANKSGTVRYVGHTDFSDGIWVGVELDTPSGKNDGSVDGRQYFRCNPGYGVLVRPDRVTRREGSQRHSGEFTRHLVANRKIAPEVAAQRRENRKSWSS is encoded by the exons ATGGGCGAGTCGAACCTGAGCGACTCCAACGTGAAGGTCGCCGTCAGGGTGCGACCCATGAACCGGAGAG AGAAGGAACTGAACACAAAATGTGTGGTGGACATGGACGGGAACCAGACCGTCCTGCACCCGGCCACAGGCAACCTTGGAAAAGCCGACTCCAG GACCCAGCCCAAG GTCTTCGCATACGACTACTGTTTCTGGTCCATGGATGAATCGGAAACAGACAAGTTTGCGG GTCAGGATGTGGTGTTCCAGTGCCTTGGGGAAAGCCTTTTGCACAATGCCTTCCAGGGCTACAATGCTTGCATCTTTGCATATGGGCAGACAG GCTCAGGGAAGTCCTACACTATGATGGGCTCTGTGGACCAGCCTGGCCTGATTCCACGCCTCTGTAGTTCGCTGTTTGAACGTGTGGTGAAGGAGCAGCGTGAGGAGGAGAGCTTCACGGTGGAAGTTTCCTACATGGAGATCTATAATGAGAAAGTCCGAGATCTCCTTGACCCCAAAGG gAGTCGGCAGGCCTTGAGGGTGAGGGAGCACAAAGTTCTGGGACCGTATGTGGACGGGTTATCGAGACTTGCCGTCACCAGTTATAAG GACATTGAGTCTCTAATGTCAGAAGGAAACAAATCTCGCACTGTGGCCGCCACAAACATGAATGAGGAGAGCAGTAGATCCCACGCTGTGTTCAACAtcatcctgacacacacactgaaagatCTGCAGTCTGGG ACCAGTGGAGAGAAGGTGAGCAAACTGAGTCTGGTGGACTTGGCGGGTAGCGAGAGAGCAGCCAAAACTGGTGCAGCTGGGGAGAGGCTGAAAGAAGGCAGCAACATTAACAA GTCTCTAACCACCCTGGGACTGGTGATCTCAGCTCTGGCCGACCAGGGTGCTGGGAAGAACAAGAGCAAGTTCGTCCCTTATAGAGACTCTGTGCTCACATGGCTACTGAAG GACAGTCTCGGAGGTAACAGCCGGACGGCCATGGTGGCCACCGTGAGCCCGGCTGCAGACAACTACGATGAGACCCTGTCCACGCTGCGATACGCCGACCGGGCAAAGAGCATAGTCAACCACGCCGTGGTCAACGAGGACCCCAACGCCAGGATCATACGTGAGCTCcgagaggaggtggagaagttGAGGGATCAGCTGACCGAGGCAGAG TCCATGAAGGCTCCAGAGCTGAAGGAAAGGCTGGAAGAGTCTGAGAAGCTTATACAAGAGATGACCGTAACGTGGGAGGAGAAGCTGAGGAAGACTGAAGAAATTGCACAG GACAGGCAACGGCAGTTGGAAAGTCTGGGCATCTCCCTGCAGTCGTCTGGCATTCGTGTCGGAGAGGATAAATGCTTCTTGGTCAACCTCAACGCCGACCCCGCCCTTAACGAACTGCTGGTCTATTACCTAAAG GAACACACTAAGGTGGGTTCGGCCAACTCCCAGGACATCCAGTTGTGTGGAATGGGCATCCAGGCTGAGCACTGCGTCATCGATATTACCGCTGATGGCGTCATGCTCACCCCCCACCCAAACTCGCG GACATGCATCAATGGCTCCCCGGTCACCTGCCAACAACAGCTTCACCATGGAGACCGCATTCTCTGGGGAAACAACCACTTTTTCAG GATAAACCTGCCGAAGCGACGTTCGCATGGAGGagctgaggatgaggagggtgAAGGGGGTAATATGAAGAACAGCAACAGCAACGAGCAGCTGGACGCAGATGGCGATACGGCCAGCGAGGTTTCGAGCGAGGTTAGCTTCAGCTATGAGTTTGCCCAGACCGAGGTCATGATGAAGGCCCTGGGCAGCAATG ACCCAATGCAGGCAGTGCTGCAGAGCCTGGAGCGTCAGcatgaggaggagaagaagactGCCCTGGAGCGGCAGCGCCTCATGTACGAAcaggagctgcagcagctccGCAAGCGGCTGACCCCCGACCGGCAAAGTGGCGGACAGGCACACTACCGCAGCATGGAGCGCCTCAGCctggggggcgtggcctcatCCTCACCCAGCGCCCAGCAACGCATCCGCCAGTGGAGCGAAGAGCG agaagcaGTTTTGACCAGAAGCCTGAGGAAGCTACGTGAGCAGATTGTGAGGGCCAACCTACTGGTCCAGGAGGCCAGCTTCATTGCAGAGGAGATGGACAAGCGAACGGAATACCGAGTCACGCTGCAGATCCCAGCTGCCAACCTCAACGCCAACCGGAAG CGAGACGCCGTTCTCAGTGAACCTGCCATCCAGGTGAGGCGGAAGGGCAGAGGAAAGCAGATCTGGGCCCTCGAGAAAATGGAGAACCGGCTGGTGGACATGAGAGAGCTGTACCAGGATTTGAAGGAGTGTGACGAGGACAGCCCT ATGATGCGGTCTTACTTCAAACGGGCAGACCCTTTCTTCGATGAGCATGAGAACCACAGTTTGATAGGCGTGGCCAACGTGTTCCTGTCCTGCCTCTTCTATGATGTCAAGTTGCAGTACGCTATACCCATCATCAATCAGAAAGGGGAG GTGGCTGGGCGACTCCATGTGGAGGTGGTGCGGATGGCAGGAGATGTGGATGACAGTTTGGCGGGAGGAGAGGACATTGATAGGAGCCCAGATGGGGAGTCAGAGGAGCGGAAACTGGTGTGCATG ATTAAAATTCTCCAGGCCACAGGTCTTCCCCAGTATCTGTCCAACTTTGTCTTCTGCCAGTACTCTTTCTGGGACATGCCAGAACCCATAATCGTAGCCCCAGAAGTTGACCCCTCAGCCACCTCCCCCCAGAGTAAAGACCCCCACTGTATGGTGGTGTTTGACAGCTGTAAG GAGGTGTCAGTGGCGGTGACAGAGGACTTTATAGAGTACCTGACAGATGGGGCTGTAGCCATAGAGGTGTATGGGCACAGGCAGGCTGACCCAGGGAGGAACCCCGCCCTCTGGGACCTCAGCATCATCCAGGCTAAAACCCGGACCCTACGTGACCG CTGGAGTGAGGTTACTCGTAAGTTGGAGATGTGGGTGCAGATTTTGGAGCTGAACGAGAATGGGGAGTACATGCCAGTCGAGGTGGTCCCAGCCCGGGATGTTCGCACTGGGGGCATCTTTCAGCTGCGCCAG ggacagtcccgccggGTGCAGGTGGAGGTGCGCTCAGTGCAGGACTCAGGCACCATGCCCCTGATAGCTGAAGTCATGCTGGCCGTGTCTGTGGGCTGTGTGGAGATCAGACAGACTCGCCCTGTGAAACCAAATGAGCCCCAGCAG CTGGAGGGTGATGAAATGGACAGTTATCAG GAGCGAGATTTGGAGAGGCTGAGGAGACAGTGGCTGACCGCCCTCACAAAGAGACAGGAGTATCTGGACCAGCACCTTCAGATGCTGGTCAGCAAAGCTG ATAAGACTGAGGATGACGTGGAGCGAGAGGCGCAGCTTCTGGAGTGGCGTCTCACTCTGACTGAAGAGAGGAATGCGGTGATGGTGCCCTCTGCTGGCAGCGGAATACCAGGCGCGCCGGCAGAGTG GGTACCCATTCCAGGCATGGAAACGCATATACCTGTGCTCTACTTGGACCTCAGTA CTGATGACTTTAGCTCTCAGGAGAACCTCGAGCCTCCTGAGGCTGGTGGCTGGGATGCTACACTAAgtggagaagatgaagatgagttCTTTGACCTTCAGATAGTTAAACACTATGATGGAGAG gtgcgaGCAGAAGCATCATGGGACTCCACAGTCCATGAGTGCCCCCAGCTGAGTCGTGGCACCACCCCAGACCAGCGGGTCTACCTGACAGTGCGCGCAGTGGTTCAGCTCAGCCACCCTGCTGAAATGCAGCTGGTTCTGCGCAAGCGAATCTGCGTCAATCTCACTGGCCGACAG GGTTTCGCTCAGAACCTCTTGAGGAGAATGTCTACACGCAGCACCATCCCGGGATGTGGGGTGACGTTTGAGGTGGTTTCCAACATTCCAGGG GATGCTCAGGGCTCCGAGGACCGGGAGATGCTTGCCCGCATGGCTGCCAGCGCAGAGAACCCCAAGTCCTCTGATAACGAGGCGGCCATAGAGAAATACTTGCGCAGTGTCCTCGCCGTGGAGAACATCCTCACGCTGGACCGGCTGCGGCAG gaggTGGCAGTGAAGGAGCATCTAGCAGGCAAAGGGAAGGGCAGCAGACGAAGCCTCAGCTCTCCCAGTGTGCACAGG CTGTCAGGAAGCAGGCAGGATTTGTCTATGAACTCAATGCTGGAGGATAATAAG AACCGTTGGGAGAGTCAGCAGGACATCTTCTTGACCCCTCCCCAATTTAGTCGCACTTTGCCGAGACCCTCAGGACCCCAAAATCAAGACACAGAGCAAG GGCTCTTAGGGATCGCTGCTTCTTTTCTCCCTCCAGTCAAGGTCGTAGTTCCACAGATGCCCAAGCTGCTCAAGTCCCTGTTCCCAGTCCGTGACGACAAAAAGGACCTGCGTCCGTCTCCCCACGCTCAGCAG GTGACTCTGGTAGGGAGGAGCCCCGCCCCTGACAGACAGTCAGAAAGCCCCGAAGCCCCGCCTCCACCCATGCATGACCCGCATGACACGCCCCTCAGTCCCATCAGCGAGGCCTCCAGTGGCTACTTCTCCACTAGCGTGTCCTCGGCGACCCTGTGCGAAGCAGCAGCTGCTTTCGGGGACCTCACCCCGACTCCCGGCGCCAACGCGGCGGCTGAGCCCAGGCAGGGAGGCGTGGAGAGCGAGGGCGCTGTAACCACCCCTCTTCACCCTTCTGTTGGTCCTGTAGAAGGTGGGCTAAAGCGCGGCCCCACAGCGGAGCCTCTGAGGACTCCGGCCGCTGACAGGAATGGTGTTGCCTCTCTGCAGCACAACCTCAACCCCTTCACCCTGCAGAAGGTCAAGCAGTCCAACCTCCAGTCCTTCAACCGCATGCTCGGCGAGGAGAAGGCACCGCCAGGGCGCCAGAGGCCAGCGAACTGCGCAGAGAAGCTGGAGATCACTTCAGACGATGATGGCGGGCAAGACTCTGAGCTGCCCCACTGGCTCAAGGCCGGCGAGGGTGTGACACTCGGCGCCAACAAGAGTGGCACTGTGCGCTATGTTGGACATACGGACTTCTCAGATGGCATCTGGGTTGGGGTGGAGCTGGACACGCCTTCAG GCAAAAACGACGGCTCTGTGGACGGCCGCCAGTACTTCCGCTGTAATCCTGGATACGGGGTCCTCGTGCGGCCTGACAGAGTGACGCGGCGGGAGGGATCTCAGCGCCACAGCGGCGAGTTCACCCGGCACCTGGTCGCCAACCGCAAGATCGCGCCGGAGGTGGCTGCCCAGCGCAGAGAGAACCGGAAGTCCTGGAGCAGTTAA
- the kif13ba gene encoding kinesin-like protein KIF13B isoform X1, translated as MGESNLSDSNVKVAVRVRPMNRREKELNTKCVVDMDGNQTVLHPATGNLGKADSRTQPKVFAYDYCFWSMDESETDKFAGQDVVFQCLGESLLHNAFQGYNACIFAYGQTGSGKSYTMMGSVDQPGLIPRLCSSLFERVVKEQREEESFTVEVSYMEIYNEKVRDLLDPKGSRQALRVREHKVLGPYVDGLSRLAVTSYKDIESLMSEGNKSRTVAATNMNEESSRSHAVFNIILTHTLKDLQSGTSGEKVSKLSLVDLAGSERAAKTGAAGERLKEGSNINKSLTTLGLVISALADQGAGKNKSKFVPYRDSVLTWLLKDSLGGNSRTAMVATVSPAADNYDETLSTLRYADRAKSIVNHAVVNEDPNARIIRELREEVEKLRDQLTEAESMKAPELKERLEESEKLIQEMTVTWEEKLRKTEEIAQDRQRQLESLGISLQSSGIRVGEDKCFLVNLNADPALNELLVYYLKEHTKVGSANSQDIQLCGMGIQAEHCVIDITADGVMLTPHPNSRTCINGSPVTCQQQLHHGDRILWGNNHFFRINLPKRRSHGGAEDEEGEGGNMKNSNSNEQLDADGDTASEVSSEVSFSYEFAQTEVMMKALGSNDPMQAVLQSLERQHEEEKKTALERQRLMYEQELQQLRKRLTPDRQSGGQAHYRSMERLSLGGVASSSPSAQQRIRQWSEEREAVLTRSLRKLREQIVRANLLVQEASFIAEEMDKRTEYRVTLQIPAANLNANRKRDAVLSEPAIQVRRKGRGKQIWALEKMENRLVDMRELYQDLKECDEDSPMMRSYFKRADPFFDEHENHSLIGVANVFLSCLFYDVKLQYAIPIINQKGEVAGRLHVEVVRMAGDVDDSLAGGEDIDRSPDGESEERKLVCMIKILQATGLPQYLSNFVFCQYSFWDMPEPIIVAPEVDPSATSPQSKDPHCMVVFDSCKEVSVAVTEDFIEYLTDGAVAIEVYGHRQADPGRNPALWDLSIIQAKTRTLRDRWSEVTRKLEMWVQILELNENGEYMPVEVVPARDVRTGGIFQLRQGQSRRVQVEVRSVQDSGTMPLIAEVMLAVSVGCVEIRQTRPVKPNEPQQLEGDEMDSYQERDLERLRRQWLTALTKRQEYLDQHLQMLVSKADKTEDDVEREAQLLEWRLTLTEERNAVMVPSAGSGIPGAPAEWVPIPGMETHIPVLYLDLSTDDFSSQENLEPPEAGGWDATLSGEDEDEFFDLQIVKHYDGEVRAEASWDSTVHECPQLSRGTTPDQRVYLTVRAVVQLSHPAEMQLVLRKRICVNLTGRQGFAQNLLRRMSTRSTIPGCGVTFEVVSNIPGDAQGSEDREMLARMAASAENPKSSDNEAAIEKYLRSVLAVENILTLDRLRQEVAVKEHLAGKGKGSRRSLSSPSVHRLSGSRQDLSMNSMLEDNKNRWESQQDIFLTPPQFSRTLPRPSGPQNQDTEQGLLGIAASFLPPVKVVVPQMPKLLKSLFPVRDDKKDLRPSPHAQQHMPRIMMQSKSSSEESQVRIEPVTLVGRSPAPDRQSESPEAPPPPMHDPHDTPLSPISEASSGYFSTSVSSATLCEAAAAFGDLTPTPGANAAAEPRQGGVESEGAVTTPLHPSVGPVEGGLKRGPTAEPLRTPAADRNGVASLQHNLNPFTLQKVKQSNLQSFNRMLGEEKAPPGRQRPANCAEKLEITSDDDGGQDSELPHWLKAGEGVTLGANKSGTVRYVGHTDFSDGIWVGVELDTPSGKNDGSVDGRQYFRCNPGYGVLVRPDRVTRREGSQRHSGEFTRHLVANRKIAPEVAAQRRENRKSWSS; from the exons ATGGGCGAGTCGAACCTGAGCGACTCCAACGTGAAGGTCGCCGTCAGGGTGCGACCCATGAACCGGAGAG AGAAGGAACTGAACACAAAATGTGTGGTGGACATGGACGGGAACCAGACCGTCCTGCACCCGGCCACAGGCAACCTTGGAAAAGCCGACTCCAG GACCCAGCCCAAG GTCTTCGCATACGACTACTGTTTCTGGTCCATGGATGAATCGGAAACAGACAAGTTTGCGG GTCAGGATGTGGTGTTCCAGTGCCTTGGGGAAAGCCTTTTGCACAATGCCTTCCAGGGCTACAATGCTTGCATCTTTGCATATGGGCAGACAG GCTCAGGGAAGTCCTACACTATGATGGGCTCTGTGGACCAGCCTGGCCTGATTCCACGCCTCTGTAGTTCGCTGTTTGAACGTGTGGTGAAGGAGCAGCGTGAGGAGGAGAGCTTCACGGTGGAAGTTTCCTACATGGAGATCTATAATGAGAAAGTCCGAGATCTCCTTGACCCCAAAGG gAGTCGGCAGGCCTTGAGGGTGAGGGAGCACAAAGTTCTGGGACCGTATGTGGACGGGTTATCGAGACTTGCCGTCACCAGTTATAAG GACATTGAGTCTCTAATGTCAGAAGGAAACAAATCTCGCACTGTGGCCGCCACAAACATGAATGAGGAGAGCAGTAGATCCCACGCTGTGTTCAACAtcatcctgacacacacactgaaagatCTGCAGTCTGGG ACCAGTGGAGAGAAGGTGAGCAAACTGAGTCTGGTGGACTTGGCGGGTAGCGAGAGAGCAGCCAAAACTGGTGCAGCTGGGGAGAGGCTGAAAGAAGGCAGCAACATTAACAA GTCTCTAACCACCCTGGGACTGGTGATCTCAGCTCTGGCCGACCAGGGTGCTGGGAAGAACAAGAGCAAGTTCGTCCCTTATAGAGACTCTGTGCTCACATGGCTACTGAAG GACAGTCTCGGAGGTAACAGCCGGACGGCCATGGTGGCCACCGTGAGCCCGGCTGCAGACAACTACGATGAGACCCTGTCCACGCTGCGATACGCCGACCGGGCAAAGAGCATAGTCAACCACGCCGTGGTCAACGAGGACCCCAACGCCAGGATCATACGTGAGCTCcgagaggaggtggagaagttGAGGGATCAGCTGACCGAGGCAGAG TCCATGAAGGCTCCAGAGCTGAAGGAAAGGCTGGAAGAGTCTGAGAAGCTTATACAAGAGATGACCGTAACGTGGGAGGAGAAGCTGAGGAAGACTGAAGAAATTGCACAG GACAGGCAACGGCAGTTGGAAAGTCTGGGCATCTCCCTGCAGTCGTCTGGCATTCGTGTCGGAGAGGATAAATGCTTCTTGGTCAACCTCAACGCCGACCCCGCCCTTAACGAACTGCTGGTCTATTACCTAAAG GAACACACTAAGGTGGGTTCGGCCAACTCCCAGGACATCCAGTTGTGTGGAATGGGCATCCAGGCTGAGCACTGCGTCATCGATATTACCGCTGATGGCGTCATGCTCACCCCCCACCCAAACTCGCG GACATGCATCAATGGCTCCCCGGTCACCTGCCAACAACAGCTTCACCATGGAGACCGCATTCTCTGGGGAAACAACCACTTTTTCAG GATAAACCTGCCGAAGCGACGTTCGCATGGAGGagctgaggatgaggagggtgAAGGGGGTAATATGAAGAACAGCAACAGCAACGAGCAGCTGGACGCAGATGGCGATACGGCCAGCGAGGTTTCGAGCGAGGTTAGCTTCAGCTATGAGTTTGCCCAGACCGAGGTCATGATGAAGGCCCTGGGCAGCAATG ACCCAATGCAGGCAGTGCTGCAGAGCCTGGAGCGTCAGcatgaggaggagaagaagactGCCCTGGAGCGGCAGCGCCTCATGTACGAAcaggagctgcagcagctccGCAAGCGGCTGACCCCCGACCGGCAAAGTGGCGGACAGGCACACTACCGCAGCATGGAGCGCCTCAGCctggggggcgtggcctcatCCTCACCCAGCGCCCAGCAACGCATCCGCCAGTGGAGCGAAGAGCG agaagcaGTTTTGACCAGAAGCCTGAGGAAGCTACGTGAGCAGATTGTGAGGGCCAACCTACTGGTCCAGGAGGCCAGCTTCATTGCAGAGGAGATGGACAAGCGAACGGAATACCGAGTCACGCTGCAGATCCCAGCTGCCAACCTCAACGCCAACCGGAAG CGAGACGCCGTTCTCAGTGAACCTGCCATCCAGGTGAGGCGGAAGGGCAGAGGAAAGCAGATCTGGGCCCTCGAGAAAATGGAGAACCGGCTGGTGGACATGAGAGAGCTGTACCAGGATTTGAAGGAGTGTGACGAGGACAGCCCT ATGATGCGGTCTTACTTCAAACGGGCAGACCCTTTCTTCGATGAGCATGAGAACCACAGTTTGATAGGCGTGGCCAACGTGTTCCTGTCCTGCCTCTTCTATGATGTCAAGTTGCAGTACGCTATACCCATCATCAATCAGAAAGGGGAG GTGGCTGGGCGACTCCATGTGGAGGTGGTGCGGATGGCAGGAGATGTGGATGACAGTTTGGCGGGAGGAGAGGACATTGATAGGAGCCCAGATGGGGAGTCAGAGGAGCGGAAACTGGTGTGCATG ATTAAAATTCTCCAGGCCACAGGTCTTCCCCAGTATCTGTCCAACTTTGTCTTCTGCCAGTACTCTTTCTGGGACATGCCAGAACCCATAATCGTAGCCCCAGAAGTTGACCCCTCAGCCACCTCCCCCCAGAGTAAAGACCCCCACTGTATGGTGGTGTTTGACAGCTGTAAG GAGGTGTCAGTGGCGGTGACAGAGGACTTTATAGAGTACCTGACAGATGGGGCTGTAGCCATAGAGGTGTATGGGCACAGGCAGGCTGACCCAGGGAGGAACCCCGCCCTCTGGGACCTCAGCATCATCCAGGCTAAAACCCGGACCCTACGTGACCG CTGGAGTGAGGTTACTCGTAAGTTGGAGATGTGGGTGCAGATTTTGGAGCTGAACGAGAATGGGGAGTACATGCCAGTCGAGGTGGTCCCAGCCCGGGATGTTCGCACTGGGGGCATCTTTCAGCTGCGCCAG ggacagtcccgccggGTGCAGGTGGAGGTGCGCTCAGTGCAGGACTCAGGCACCATGCCCCTGATAGCTGAAGTCATGCTGGCCGTGTCTGTGGGCTGTGTGGAGATCAGACAGACTCGCCCTGTGAAACCAAATGAGCCCCAGCAG CTGGAGGGTGATGAAATGGACAGTTATCAG GAGCGAGATTTGGAGAGGCTGAGGAGACAGTGGCTGACCGCCCTCACAAAGAGACAGGAGTATCTGGACCAGCACCTTCAGATGCTGGTCAGCAAAGCTG ATAAGACTGAGGATGACGTGGAGCGAGAGGCGCAGCTTCTGGAGTGGCGTCTCACTCTGACTGAAGAGAGGAATGCGGTGATGGTGCCCTCTGCTGGCAGCGGAATACCAGGCGCGCCGGCAGAGTG GGTACCCATTCCAGGCATGGAAACGCATATACCTGTGCTCTACTTGGACCTCAGTA CTGATGACTTTAGCTCTCAGGAGAACCTCGAGCCTCCTGAGGCTGGTGGCTGGGATGCTACACTAAgtggagaagatgaagatgagttCTTTGACCTTCAGATAGTTAAACACTATGATGGAGAG gtgcgaGCAGAAGCATCATGGGACTCCACAGTCCATGAGTGCCCCCAGCTGAGTCGTGGCACCACCCCAGACCAGCGGGTCTACCTGACAGTGCGCGCAGTGGTTCAGCTCAGCCACCCTGCTGAAATGCAGCTGGTTCTGCGCAAGCGAATCTGCGTCAATCTCACTGGCCGACAG GGTTTCGCTCAGAACCTCTTGAGGAGAATGTCTACACGCAGCACCATCCCGGGATGTGGGGTGACGTTTGAGGTGGTTTCCAACATTCCAGGG GATGCTCAGGGCTCCGAGGACCGGGAGATGCTTGCCCGCATGGCTGCCAGCGCAGAGAACCCCAAGTCCTCTGATAACGAGGCGGCCATAGAGAAATACTTGCGCAGTGTCCTCGCCGTGGAGAACATCCTCACGCTGGACCGGCTGCGGCAG gaggTGGCAGTGAAGGAGCATCTAGCAGGCAAAGGGAAGGGCAGCAGACGAAGCCTCAGCTCTCCCAGTGTGCACAGG CTGTCAGGAAGCAGGCAGGATTTGTCTATGAACTCAATGCTGGAGGATAATAAG AACCGTTGGGAGAGTCAGCAGGACATCTTCTTGACCCCTCCCCAATTTAGTCGCACTTTGCCGAGACCCTCAGGACCCCAAAATCAAGACACAGAGCAAG GGCTCTTAGGGATCGCTGCTTCTTTTCTCCCTCCAGTCAAGGTCGTAGTTCCACAGATGCCCAAGCTGCTCAAGTCCCTGTTCCCAGTCCGTGACGACAAAAAGGACCTGCGTCCGTCTCCCCACGCTCAGCAG CATATGCCTCGCATCATGATGCAAAGCAAGAGCAGCTCTGAAGAGAGCCAAGTTAGAATAGAGCCG GTGACTCTGGTAGGGAGGAGCCCCGCCCCTGACAGACAGTCAGAAAGCCCCGAAGCCCCGCCTCCACCCATGCATGACCCGCATGACACGCCCCTCAGTCCCATCAGCGAGGCCTCCAGTGGCTACTTCTCCACTAGCGTGTCCTCGGCGACCCTGTGCGAAGCAGCAGCTGCTTTCGGGGACCTCACCCCGACTCCCGGCGCCAACGCGGCGGCTGAGCCCAGGCAGGGAGGCGTGGAGAGCGAGGGCGCTGTAACCACCCCTCTTCACCCTTCTGTTGGTCCTGTAGAAGGTGGGCTAAAGCGCGGCCCCACAGCGGAGCCTCTGAGGACTCCGGCCGCTGACAGGAATGGTGTTGCCTCTCTGCAGCACAACCTCAACCCCTTCACCCTGCAGAAGGTCAAGCAGTCCAACCTCCAGTCCTTCAACCGCATGCTCGGCGAGGAGAAGGCACCGCCAGGGCGCCAGAGGCCAGCGAACTGCGCAGAGAAGCTGGAGATCACTTCAGACGATGATGGCGGGCAAGACTCTGAGCTGCCCCACTGGCTCAAGGCCGGCGAGGGTGTGACACTCGGCGCCAACAAGAGTGGCACTGTGCGCTATGTTGGACATACGGACTTCTCAGATGGCATCTGGGTTGGGGTGGAGCTGGACACGCCTTCAG GCAAAAACGACGGCTCTGTGGACGGCCGCCAGTACTTCCGCTGTAATCCTGGATACGGGGTCCTCGTGCGGCCTGACAGAGTGACGCGGCGGGAGGGATCTCAGCGCCACAGCGGCGAGTTCACCCGGCACCTGGTCGCCAACCGCAAGATCGCGCCGGAGGTGGCTGCCCAGCGCAGAGAGAACCGGAAGTCCTGGAGCAGTTAA